A window of Halomonas sp. GFAJ-1 contains these coding sequences:
- a CDS encoding transcriptional regulator, producing the protein MRAPTLDLTLLRTLVAISDTGSVTAAAKRLAYTQSTVSMQLQRLETQLALRLHEREGRRLRFTSEGERLLTHARRLLALNDEAWSDMQARQVTGDLTLGIPEDYASLLPSVFAYFHQLYPSVGLTVICGTSAHLVEQVKAAEIDLALVTRQRNSPGGEVIRREPLVWAVGINQHPLLSDPIPLALYSPGADLFRDVAEQALQAAGRTWRVAYTSQSMAGLAPIVTAGLAVVVVTRSMLTPSLRPLDESSGMPALPLIELALHRAPHRPSEPARRLGELIREQLATPTARHCFSER; encoded by the coding sequence ATGCGAGCGCCCACATTAGATCTGACGCTTTTGCGAACGCTGGTGGCAATATCTGATACGGGTAGTGTGACCGCCGCAGCCAAACGGTTAGCGTATACCCAGTCCACCGTGAGTATGCAGCTGCAGCGTTTAGAAACGCAGTTAGCGCTTCGTTTGCATGAGCGAGAAGGGCGGCGCTTACGCTTCACCTCTGAAGGTGAGCGCTTACTGACCCATGCTCGTCGCTTACTAGCCCTTAACGATGAAGCGTGGAGCGACATGCAGGCGCGGCAAGTGACGGGCGATTTAACGCTTGGTATTCCTGAAGATTACGCTTCTCTACTGCCGTCGGTATTTGCTTACTTTCATCAACTCTACCCATCGGTAGGCCTAACGGTAATTTGTGGCACCAGCGCGCACCTGGTTGAGCAGGTAAAGGCCGCTGAGATTGACCTGGCACTGGTAACGCGCCAACGTAATTCGCCGGGTGGAGAGGTGATTCGCCGTGAGCCGCTTGTTTGGGCGGTGGGTATTAACCAGCACCCCCTGCTAAGTGACCCTATCCCGCTTGCCCTCTACTCCCCAGGCGCGGATCTGTTTCGTGACGTGGCAGAACAAGCGCTGCAAGCCGCTGGCCGAACGTGGCGCGTGGCCTATACCAGCCAGTCTATGGCAGGCCTTGCGCCTATCGTCACCGCAGGGCTCGCCGTGGTAGTGGTTACCCGCAGCATGCTGACCCCTTCGCTACGGCCTTTAGATGAAAGCAGCGGTATGCCAGCGTTACCTTTGATTGAGTTAGCCCTGCACCGGGCGCCTCATCGGCCTTCAGAGCCAGCCCGAAGGCTTGGTGAGTTAATTCGTGAACAGTTGGCGACACCCACAGCGCGCCACTGTTTTTCCGAGCGCTAG
- a CDS encoding cytochrome B: protein MHELDHYIYPHRVLHWLVAGVVLLSLLTGLTLGFLGYEGTVNLVGNTLTNFLYTSHKTLGVALLLLMTLRIITRLAFLIPDHDPPLNRFERVASTSVHHLLYLALIVMPLLGWAATASGGFPVEFFHWHLPGLIGEHKALSEELFMWHERLGWAIVALLALHVTGALYHWQIKRDNVMKRMSLFD, encoded by the coding sequence ATGCACGAGTTGGATCACTATATCTACCCACACAGGGTGCTGCACTGGTTGGTGGCAGGTGTCGTACTGCTCTCCTTGTTGACCGGGTTAACGCTGGGGTTTTTAGGTTATGAGGGAACCGTCAATTTAGTAGGCAATACGTTGACTAATTTTCTCTACACGAGCCACAAAACGCTGGGTGTCGCCCTCTTGCTGTTGATGACGCTACGCATCATTACCCGCTTAGCATTTCTTATTCCAGATCATGACCCACCCCTTAATAGGTTTGAGCGGGTTGCCAGCACCAGCGTGCATCACTTGCTCTACTTGGCGTTAATTGTCATGCCGCTGTTAGGCTGGGCCGCTACCGCTAGCGGGGGGTTCCCTGTGGAGTTTTTCCACTGGCACTTGCCGGGGCTAATTGGCGAGCATAAGGCGCTTTCAGAAGAGCTGTTTATGTGGCACGAGCGTTTGGGGTGGGCCATTGTTGCCTTGCTGGCGCTGCACGTAACGGGGGCGCTATACCATTGGCAAATTAAGCGCGACAACGTGATGAAACGCATGAGCTTGTTTGATTAA
- a CDS encoding diguanylate cyclase, with product MHAFGWMTRLQAGLFILLVWCYPVVANAGTLTLSPPVQEHYDLGAATSYWHDTQGLSLPALLALNPAFEEVQTKRDLNFGYTQSDIWLRTQLHNDSDEAASWLVQFEYPFLDHVTLYTLRGQLSEAQHSGSALPVSTRALEHRQAVFPLTLEAGEKVTLYTHVSASGSKFLSYALMAPEAFYAQNDRHNFWLATYFGMLLALSTYNLLLFFGLKERVFLYYALFAFGFTLAILTFNGLGTLIFWSFLGDNSARLVAIGFTFASTMGTLFAQSFLNTALYCPRWHRTLSFFRGYCWLALMAVMLLPTQPALRLMDITGFTASLLILACGIYCSWRRVPSARLFVLAWSLFLLGAAVFALRNLGLLPANFITLHGIQIGSALEMLLLSFALAARFNKLKKQKEQAQAETVAMLKHQETLLEAKVAERTYALERLANHDMLTGLLNRNGLARCASQALERSRQQHTPLSLFMCDLDRFKPINDAHGHEAGDFVLQQVAKRLAHLARNNDHCARFGGDEFVVLFEGLCDPKAIDELRCRIEQAIQQPIKLPDGKLICIGVSIGTSTSYDANATLESLMREADHNMYAVKSCQPCCRYGSAG from the coding sequence ATGCATGCTTTCGGTTGGATGACACGCCTTCAGGCGGGTCTCTTCATACTATTGGTATGGTGTTATCCCGTTGTGGCTAATGCGGGCACTCTAACGCTATCGCCTCCCGTCCAAGAGCACTACGACTTGGGCGCAGCCACTAGCTATTGGCACGATACCCAAGGGCTTAGCTTGCCAGCGCTATTGGCGCTTAACCCGGCGTTTGAGGAAGTCCAAACTAAACGCGATTTAAATTTCGGCTACACCCAAAGCGATATTTGGTTACGAACTCAACTACATAACGACTCCGACGAGGCGGCCTCGTGGCTGGTACAGTTTGAATACCCCTTTCTGGATCACGTGACGCTGTACACGCTGCGGGGTCAGCTTAGCGAAGCGCAACACAGCGGTAGCGCACTGCCGGTATCCACGCGAGCCTTGGAGCACCGCCAAGCGGTCTTTCCGCTAACGCTAGAGGCAGGCGAAAAAGTCACGCTCTACACCCATGTCAGCGCATCGGGTAGTAAGTTTTTAAGCTATGCCTTAATGGCACCCGAGGCTTTTTATGCACAAAATGACCGTCATAATTTCTGGCTGGCGACCTATTTTGGCATGCTGTTAGCGCTCAGCACTTACAACCTGCTGCTGTTTTTTGGTTTAAAAGAACGGGTGTTTCTTTACTACGCGCTCTTTGCATTTGGCTTTACGCTGGCAATATTGACGTTTAACGGCCTCGGCACGCTGATATTCTGGAGTTTTTTAGGGGATAACTCGGCGCGCTTAGTAGCGATCGGATTTACCTTTGCCTCCACCATGGGCACGCTATTTGCCCAAAGCTTTCTCAATACTGCCCTCTACTGCCCTCGCTGGCACCGAACACTTTCTTTTTTTCGAGGATACTGCTGGCTAGCGCTGATGGCCGTGATGCTCTTGCCCACCCAGCCCGCTCTCCGCTTAATGGACATCACCGGGTTTACGGCATCGCTACTTATACTTGCGTGCGGTATTTATTGCAGTTGGCGTCGGGTGCCCAGTGCCCGCTTATTTGTACTCGCTTGGTCGCTATTTTTACTCGGCGCGGCGGTTTTTGCCCTGCGCAACCTTGGCCTACTGCCCGCTAATTTTATCACGCTACACGGCATACAAATCGGCTCAGCGCTGGAGATGCTGCTGCTCTCCTTTGCCCTCGCCGCGCGTTTTAACAAGCTTAAAAAGCAAAAAGAGCAAGCCCAAGCAGAAACCGTTGCCATGCTGAAACATCAAGAAACACTCTTAGAAGCCAAAGTAGCCGAGCGTACCTATGCACTAGAACGCTTAGCCAATCACGACATGCTTACCGGTTTGCTCAACCGCAATGGCTTAGCCCGCTGCGCCAGTCAAGCCCTAGAGCGCAGCCGCCAACAACATACCCCGCTTTCCCTGTTTATGTGTGACCTGGACCGCTTCAAGCCTATTAATGATGCGCATGGCCACGAAGCAGGCGACTTTGTACTTCAACAAGTAGCCAAACGGTTAGCACACTTAGCCCGAAATAATGACCACTGCGCGCGGTTTGGGGGAGATGAGTTTGTGGTTCTTTTTGAAGGGCTGTGCGACCCAAAAGCCATTGATGAACTGCGTTGCCGTATCGAACAGGCCATTCAACAACCTATCAAGCTTCCTGATGGTAAATTGATCTGCATTGGGGTCAGTATCGGCACGAGTACCAGTTATGATGCGAATGCAACGCTGGAAAGTTTAATGCGCGAAGCCGACCACAACATGTACGCGGTAAAGTCGTGCCAACCATGCTGCCGCTATGGTTCTGCGGGGTAA
- a CDS encoding glycerophosphodiester phosphodiesterase, giving the protein MTSSSCPAALLLTSGLLLATVAFGQPSDTTYPWDDALINAAQQVTLGPRPLFLVNDMSTGNAHERRLKSELLACAAEQTQWQRSPLTIGHRGAPLQFPEHTLESYLAGAQGGAGILECDVTFTADEELVCRHSQCDLHYTTNIVETAFAQQCSTPPTFDEATGELTNAADIRCCTSDITLAEFRTLQGTMEGVNTEATTLEAYLAGTPPWRTDLYATRGTLMSHADSIALFQQLGVKMMPELKAPMVDMPYTGHSEEGGTQQNFTQKEYAQKLIDEYLAAGINPQDVYPQSFNLEDVRYWIENAPTFGAQAVYLEGRYSDEHFDHNDPVSWQPSMDELVELGVAILAPPTWMLLEPNPNFTPTESGSRAEEGAAPSSEDHARRLQPSRYAQEARDAGLLLIAWTMERSGPLAEGSEWYHHTTQDVISQEGDILITIDALINDAGVRGIFTDWPATVAFFDNCSQRGAP; this is encoded by the coding sequence ATGACGTCATCCTCCTGCCCTGCCGCTCTGCTTTTAACGAGCGGCTTGCTCCTTGCGACGGTTGCCTTTGGGCAACCGTCGGACACTACTTACCCGTGGGATGACGCACTGATTAACGCGGCTCAGCAAGTGACCCTGGGGCCAAGGCCCCTCTTTCTCGTTAATGATATGAGCACCGGGAATGCCCATGAGCGCCGGTTAAAATCCGAGCTGCTGGCCTGTGCGGCCGAGCAAACCCAGTGGCAACGCTCGCCCCTAACCATTGGGCACCGGGGGGCACCGCTTCAGTTTCCAGAACATACCCTTGAGTCTTATCTGGCAGGCGCCCAAGGCGGCGCCGGCATTCTAGAGTGTGATGTCACCTTTACTGCCGATGAGGAGCTGGTCTGCCGCCACTCCCAGTGTGATTTGCACTACACCACCAATATTGTGGAAACAGCCTTCGCCCAGCAGTGCAGCACTCCCCCCACGTTTGATGAGGCCACGGGTGAACTTACCAATGCTGCCGACATTCGCTGCTGTACCAGCGATATTACGCTGGCTGAGTTCCGCACGTTACAAGGCACCATGGAAGGGGTAAATACCGAGGCCACTACTCTGGAAGCCTATCTGGCCGGCACACCCCCCTGGCGCACCGACTTATACGCCACCCGGGGCACCTTAATGAGCCACGCAGACAGCATTGCTCTCTTCCAGCAATTGGGCGTAAAAATGATGCCCGAGCTAAAAGCGCCCATGGTGGACATGCCTTATACCGGCCACTCCGAAGAGGGGGGTACTCAGCAAAACTTTACCCAGAAAGAGTATGCGCAAAAACTAATTGATGAGTATTTAGCCGCGGGTATCAACCCACAAGACGTCTACCCCCAGTCATTTAACTTGGAAGACGTGCGCTACTGGATTGAAAACGCGCCTACCTTTGGCGCCCAGGCGGTGTATTTAGAGGGCCGCTACAGCGACGAACATTTTGATCACAACGACCCCGTTAGCTGGCAGCCCAGCATGGATGAACTCGTTGAACTAGGGGTCGCTATTCTCGCGCCACCCACGTGGATGCTGCTTGAACCCAACCCTAACTTTACGCCCACAGAAAGCGGCTCTCGGGCAGAAGAAGGGGCGGCTCCCAGCAGTGAAGACCATGCCCGTCGGCTACAGCCCTCACGCTATGCGCAAGAAGCGCGCGATGCCGGATTACTACTGATTGCATGGACAATGGAGCGTTCAGGGCCGCTAGCGGAAGGTAGCGAGTGGTACCACCACACCACTCAAGATGTTATCAGCCAAGAAGGCGATATACTTATTACGATTGATGCGCTGATTAATGACGCTGGTGTACGCGGTATTTTTACCGACTGGCCTGCCACGGTGGCATTTTTTGATAACTGTTCGCAGCGGGGCGCCCCTTAA
- a CDS encoding threonine aldolase has protein sequence MIDLRSDTVTRPTAAMLDAMMTAPLGDDVWGDDPTVNAFQAALAQQAGKEAALLFPSGTQSNLVALMAHCERGDEYIVGQSAHTYRYEGGGAAVLGSIQPQPIENDEDGSLPLEKISAAVKADDFHFARTRLLALENTIGGKVLPAAYIQQATDLARQHGLSTHLDGARLFNAVVATERSLKQLCQPFDSVSLCFSKGLGTPMGSALVGSQGLIDKARRLRKMVGGGMRQSGIIAAACQHALDHHVSDLVHDHRRAARLAEGLSALPGVEVTSQATNMVFVRFPDTHVQPLATWLKEHGILIELLYATRLVVHRDISDADIDEVIAVMQRYFECQ, from the coding sequence ATGATCGATTTGCGTAGCGATACGGTGACCCGTCCTACGGCCGCCATGCTAGATGCCATGATGACCGCCCCGTTGGGAGATGATGTATGGGGTGACGACCCGACCGTCAATGCCTTTCAAGCGGCACTTGCCCAGCAGGCAGGTAAAGAGGCGGCACTGCTGTTTCCCAGCGGCACCCAAAGCAATTTGGTCGCGCTGATGGCCCACTGCGAACGGGGCGATGAGTATATTGTTGGGCAGTCTGCCCACACCTACCGGTATGAAGGCGGTGGAGCAGCGGTGTTAGGCAGCATTCAGCCACAGCCGATTGAGAACGACGAAGATGGCAGCCTTCCCCTGGAAAAAATTTCCGCTGCAGTAAAGGCAGATGACTTCCACTTTGCACGCACTCGGTTATTGGCATTGGAAAACACCATCGGCGGCAAGGTGTTGCCCGCTGCCTATATACAGCAGGCAACTGATTTAGCTCGCCAACATGGTTTATCAACGCACCTAGATGGCGCCCGGCTATTTAATGCCGTCGTGGCAACTGAACGCTCGTTGAAGCAGCTCTGCCAACCGTTTGATAGCGTGTCGCTGTGCTTCTCTAAAGGGCTTGGCACGCCGATGGGGTCTGCCCTGGTCGGCTCCCAAGGGCTGATTGATAAGGCACGCCGATTACGTAAGATGGTCGGCGGAGGCATGCGCCAATCAGGCATTATTGCTGCGGCTTGCCAGCATGCGCTGGACCACCACGTAAGCGATCTTGTTCACGACCATCGCCGAGCGGCCCGCTTGGCAGAAGGGCTCTCGGCACTTCCCGGGGTTGAAGTAACCTCTCAGGCCACTAACATGGTGTTTGTCCGCTTTCCCGATACGCATGTGCAGCCACTGGCAACGTGGCTAAAAGAGCACGGCATTCTCATTGAGCTACTTTACGCGACGCGCCTTGTTGTCCACCGCGATATAAGCGATGCAGATATTGATGAGGTAATCGCGGTCATGCAGCGCTACTTCGAGTGCCAGTAG
- a CDS encoding amino acid oxidase, protein MDLKSGYPFWAVKNGLLTAFPQLIRDHECEVVIIGGGITGALIANELSRHGHHVVVVERREVGWGSSAASTALLQYEIDTHMVDLAEQYGEANAVMAYQACADAILTLEGLAAELGNVAFERHHSLYYASNEEDVAALKAELALRQQHGFDVTWLERHEVLSTYGFEAPGAILSELAASIDPYRMAYQLFEKVVAQGGEVYDRTQVERIEPSAQGVEIILTNGVSLRCQQVVIAAGYESQNWLPESVAANRSSYAFVTDPLPYEALGILRHTLVWESARPYLYMRSTQDGRLLVGGDDDEEDIPERRDARVIEKAQGLAAKIETLWPALDINPTFCWAGTFAETSDGLPYFGPHASLGPRVHFALAYGGNGITYSVVGAKLLRALIEGNDHPLAELYSFQRLKRQQ, encoded by the coding sequence ATGGATCTTAAAAGTGGCTACCCGTTTTGGGCGGTAAAAAATGGGTTATTGACGGCGTTTCCACAATTAATCAGAGACCATGAATGCGAAGTGGTCATCATAGGAGGGGGGATAACCGGGGCGTTAATCGCTAATGAGCTAAGCCGCCATGGCCATCACGTTGTGGTGGTAGAGCGGCGTGAAGTAGGGTGGGGCAGTTCTGCGGCCAGCACTGCGTTGCTGCAGTACGAAATCGACACCCACATGGTGGATTTGGCTGAGCAGTATGGGGAGGCGAACGCAGTAATGGCGTACCAGGCCTGCGCCGACGCTATTCTGACGCTGGAAGGCTTAGCGGCAGAGTTGGGTAATGTGGCCTTTGAGCGCCATCATAGCCTCTATTATGCGAGCAATGAGGAGGACGTAGCCGCCCTGAAAGCGGAGCTGGCGTTACGCCAACAGCATGGGTTTGATGTTACGTGGCTTGAACGTCATGAGGTGCTGTCGACATATGGCTTCGAAGCTCCCGGCGCCATTTTATCCGAACTTGCTGCGAGCATAGACCCTTATCGAATGGCTTATCAGCTGTTTGAAAAGGTGGTGGCTCAGGGTGGCGAGGTGTATGACCGTACCCAAGTTGAGCGAATAGAACCCAGTGCACAGGGAGTTGAAATAATCCTTACTAACGGCGTCTCGCTACGCTGTCAGCAGGTCGTCATCGCCGCTGGGTACGAGTCGCAAAACTGGTTGCCAGAATCGGTGGCGGCTAATCGCAGCAGCTACGCATTCGTTACGGATCCATTACCCTATGAGGCGCTTGGCATACTTCGCCATACGCTGGTATGGGAGTCGGCAAGACCCTATTTATATATGCGCTCTACCCAGGATGGACGCCTGCTGGTAGGGGGCGATGACGACGAAGAAGATATTCCTGAACGCCGTGATGCGCGGGTGATAGAAAAAGCCCAAGGCTTAGCCGCAAAGATCGAAACGCTATGGCCAGCGCTGGATATCAACCCTACCTTTTGTTGGGCAGGTACGTTTGCGGAAACGAGTGATGGCCTGCCTTACTTTGGCCCCCATGCATCGCTTGGGCCAAGGGTGCATTTTGCACTCGCGTATGGCGGCAATGGCATTACCTATAGCGTAGTGGGGGCCAAGCTGTTGCGCGCGTTGATTGAAGGTAACGATCATCCACTGGCAGAACTTTATTCTTTTCAACGGCTAAAGCGTCAGCAGTGA
- a CDS encoding spermidine acetyltransferase (catalyzes the formation of N(1)- and N(8)-acetylspermidine from spermidine), whose product MSHKLYLRALERNDLRFVHELNNNQSIMSYWFEEPYESFDELEELYNKHIHDNAERRFVAEDSSGHAIGLVELIEIDYIHRSAEFQIIITPDHQGKGFARSLIRQALHYSFTILNLHKVYLIVAVDNIKAIHLYEESGFIEEGHLVKEFFINGKYRDVKRMYILQDTYLAELNPGEESRGR is encoded by the coding sequence ATGAGTCATAAACTTTATTTACGTGCTCTGGAGCGTAACGACCTGCGTTTCGTGCATGAGCTGAATAATAACCAAAGTATTATGTCGTACTGGTTTGAAGAGCCTTACGAATCATTTGATGAGCTGGAAGAACTTTACAACAAGCATATCCACGACAACGCGGAGCGCCGTTTTGTAGCAGAAGACAGCAGCGGCCATGCGATTGGCTTGGTAGAGCTAATTGAAATTGACTATATCCATCGTAGCGCCGAGTTTCAGATCATCATTACCCCGGATCACCAGGGGAAAGGGTTTGCCCGCTCGCTTATCCGCCAAGCGCTGCACTACTCCTTTACCATCCTGAACTTACATAAGGTGTATCTCATTGTTGCGGTGGATAACATCAAAGCCATTCACCTCTACGAAGAGAGTGGGTTTATTGAAGAAGGGCACTTAGTTAAGGAGTTTTTCATCAACGGCAAGTATCGTGATGTAAAGCGAATGTATATCTTGCAAGATACTTACTTGGCTGAGCTTAATCCAGGGGAGGAGAGTCGTGGACGCTAG
- a CDS encoding pyruvate dehydrogenase (catalyzes the formation of acetate from pyruvate), with protein sequence MSANVAEIMVDTLQKAGAKRCYGIVGDTLNHFTDALQKSDIAWVGVRHEEVGGFAAGGEAYMTQELALCAGSCGPGSLHFVNGLFDAHRNGSPVVLIASQISLGEVGSQFPQEVDQAPIFKQYSVFCETIVSPEQARRMTAHAAQAALAKRGVAVLIVPGDVMTQTPENQLDYRTHQFSYSLRPSAEALVPAVTQLNKGGNITIFAGSGCEDAREQVIALAEKLQAPIAWTSRAKDFIEYDNPYQVGMTGVYGLEGGYHAVAECDTLLMLGCNFAFTQFYPERASIIQIDHDPTQIGKRYPVDVGIVGSIRDTCEALSQVVEANDRTRWLEKCQKRYAKSLEKSANKSQDADVIHPQELTLAIDRHAAENAFFTADTGSVNVWMLRHIRSAEQRRTLSSLQHGTMANAYPQALGIQLAHPGRQVIAMCGDGGLSMLMGDLLTLVQQQTPLKIVVYNNSSLSFVELEQKVEGLLDVYTELENPDFGEVARAMGLWGQRVEQESELDAAIRQWLAHPGPALLDVVVNPMELVMPPKVEAGQVASTALYSAKAVLSGRMDEVVHLVKSNFLKR encoded by the coding sequence ATGAGCGCAAATGTTGCTGAAATCATGGTCGATACACTGCAAAAGGCAGGGGCAAAACGCTGTTATGGCATCGTGGGCGATACGCTTAACCACTTCACTGATGCGTTACAAAAAAGTGATATCGCTTGGGTAGGGGTTCGCCATGAAGAGGTCGGCGGCTTTGCCGCCGGCGGCGAAGCCTATATGACACAAGAGCTTGCGCTGTGCGCTGGTTCTTGTGGCCCGGGTAGTCTGCACTTCGTTAATGGGTTATTTGATGCGCATCGAAACGGCTCGCCAGTCGTGCTGATTGCTAGCCAAATATCGCTAGGGGAAGTGGGTAGCCAGTTTCCCCAGGAAGTAGACCAAGCGCCTATTTTTAAGCAGTACAGCGTGTTTTGCGAAACCATCGTTTCGCCAGAGCAGGCGCGTCGAATGACGGCGCATGCAGCTCAAGCTGCGCTTGCCAAGCGCGGCGTGGCGGTGCTCATAGTGCCAGGCGATGTGATGACGCAAACCCCTGAAAACCAGCTTGATTACCGCACCCATCAATTTAGCTACTCGTTGCGACCCAGTGCAGAGGCTTTGGTGCCAGCGGTCACCCAGCTTAATAAAGGCGGTAATATTACGATTTTTGCGGGATCAGGCTGTGAAGATGCCCGAGAGCAGGTAATCGCGCTTGCAGAAAAGCTACAGGCCCCCATCGCCTGGACATCCCGAGCAAAAGACTTCATCGAATACGATAACCCTTACCAAGTCGGTATGACGGGAGTTTATGGCCTGGAGGGTGGTTATCACGCGGTGGCAGAGTGCGACACGTTGCTTATGCTGGGCTGCAACTTTGCGTTTACCCAGTTCTACCCCGAACGCGCCTCTATTATTCAGATAGACCATGACCCCACGCAAATTGGCAAGCGCTACCCCGTTGATGTGGGCATCGTCGGCAGCATCCGTGATACCTGTGAAGCACTTTCCCAGGTAGTGGAAGCCAATGACCGGACGCGCTGGCTAGAGAAATGCCAAAAGCGTTATGCCAAGTCACTGGAGAAGTCGGCGAATAAGAGCCAGGACGCCGATGTGATTCATCCCCAGGAACTCACCCTGGCAATTGATCGCCATGCCGCTGAAAACGCTTTTTTCACCGCTGATACTGGCAGCGTCAATGTGTGGATGTTGCGCCACATTCGGTCGGCCGAACAGCGGCGGACGTTATCTAGTTTGCAACACGGCACCATGGCCAACGCCTACCCGCAAGCGCTAGGGATTCAGTTAGCGCACCCCGGACGCCAGGTAATTGCTATGTGTGGGGATGGAGGTTTATCGATGCTAATGGGGGATCTGCTTACCTTAGTACAGCAGCAAACCCCGCTTAAAATCGTGGTCTATAACAACAGCTCGCTGAGCTTTGTAGAGCTAGAGCAGAAGGTCGAAGGGTTGCTGGATGTTTACACGGAGCTAGAAAACCCTGATTTCGGTGAAGTAGCGCGTGCAATGGGTCTATGGGGGCAACGGGTAGAGCAGGAGAGTGAACTAGATGCGGCCATTCGCCAGTGGTTGGCACATCCAGGCCCTGCATTATTAGATGTGGTAGTTAACCCCATGGAACTTGTCATGCCGCCAAAGGTGGAAGCTGGACAAGTCGCCTCCACGGCGCTTTACTCCGCGAAAGCGGTGCTCAGCGGGCGGATGGATGAAGTGGTGCATTTAGTAAAGAGTAACTTCTTAAAACGCTAG
- a CDS encoding alpha/beta hydrolase, which translates to MTITFHDRWIASPGGRLFTRTWEPQQACCDTPIVLFHDSLGCVELWRSFPAALCAATQQRVIAYDRLGYGRSDPCTAPPLHTFIEDEPTTSFAALYAAFQLEQFIALGHSVGGGMAVHCAGHYAEQCTGLITIAAQSINERRTRQGIQDAQVAFEAPEQFTKLEKYHGDKARWVLHAWTDIWLHPAFESWSLRPALEQVDCPTLVLHGEKDEYGSHRQPEQIARYVHGPAHCEILPGIHHVPHREAEALVVHLASQFISRVKS; encoded by the coding sequence ATGACGATAACCTTCCACGACCGCTGGATAGCCTCCCCCGGCGGTCGCTTATTTACTCGTACTTGGGAGCCGCAGCAGGCGTGTTGCGACACCCCCATTGTACTTTTTCATGACTCGCTGGGTTGCGTTGAGCTGTGGCGCAGCTTTCCCGCAGCGCTTTGCGCTGCTACCCAGCAGCGCGTGATTGCCTACGACCGGCTAGGCTATGGCCGCTCTGATCCATGTACGGCTCCCCCTTTGCACACGTTTATTGAGGATGAACCGACGACAAGCTTTGCGGCACTTTACGCTGCGTTTCAGCTTGAGCAATTTATCGCCCTTGGTCATAGCGTTGGCGGCGGCATGGCGGTGCACTGTGCCGGGCATTACGCTGAGCAGTGTACGGGGCTCATTACCATTGCGGCCCAGTCCATCAACGAGCGCCGCACCCGGCAGGGTATACAAGACGCCCAGGTCGCATTTGAAGCGCCAGAGCAGTTTACCAAGCTCGAAAAATACCATGGCGATAAAGCCCGCTGGGTGCTGCATGCCTGGACGGATATTTGGCTGCACCCAGCATTTGAAAGCTGGTCACTGAGGCCTGCATTGGAACAGGTCGACTGCCCCACGCTGGTTCTCCATGGTGAAAAAGATGAGTACGGCTCCCACCGGCAGCCCGAGCAAATAGCGCGCTATGTGCATGGCCCCGCACACTGCGAGATTCTGCCTGGTATTCATCATGTGCCTCACCGCGAAGCAGAGGCCCTCGTCGTTCATCTTGCCAGCCAGTTTATCAGCCGCGTGAAGTCATAA
- a CDS encoding metallo-dependent phosphatase, giving the protein MRLRILSDLHLEFFDGHRELPEIEADIIILAGDIHRKTEGLAWARQQFPMLPILYVPGNHEFYGTCMPQLREELALEAARYQIELLDNRAITLGGVRFYGTTLWTDFALYVDDPTRNPQDTEAKAMRYMPDFRIVTTAPGQPFTPQASRELHIEALNWLSRELAKPFDGPKVVISHHAPLHSCIPDQYLGDALSPAFASHLPQLMGKMDLWVHGHVHEPVDRLHNGTRVIANPGGYPYEFSPSLFRDDLVVDLEVGR; this is encoded by the coding sequence ATGCGCTTACGAATTTTGTCTGATCTTCATTTGGAGTTTTTTGATGGCCATCGTGAGCTGCCCGAGATAGAGGCGGACATCATCATTCTGGCCGGAGATATTCACCGGAAAACGGAAGGGCTGGCCTGGGCAAGGCAGCAGTTTCCGATGCTACCTATTTTATACGTGCCGGGAAATCATGAGTTTTACGGCACCTGCATGCCCCAGCTGCGTGAAGAGTTAGCCCTTGAAGCTGCGCGCTATCAGATTGAATTACTGGATAACCGAGCCATCACCCTGGGCGGGGTACGTTTTTATGGCACCACGCTTTGGACCGATTTTGCGCTATATGTGGACGACCCAACGCGGAACCCGCAAGATACCGAAGCAAAAGCAATGCGTTACATGCCCGACTTTCGCATTGTCACCACGGCTCCTGGGCAGCCCTTTACGCCCCAGGCCAGTCGGGAACTACACATAGAGGCGCTCAACTGGTTAAGCCGTGAACTCGCGAAACCTTTTGATGGCCCCAAAGTAGTCATTAGCCACCACGCACCGTTACATAGCTGCATTCCTGACCAGTATCTTGGCGATGCGCTTTCTCCCGCCTTTGCTTCGCACTTGCCGCAATTGATGGGGAAAATGGATCTATGGGTACATGGTCATGTCCATGAGCCGGTCGACCGTCTGCATAACGGTACCCGTGTTATTGCTAATCCGGGCGGTTATCCTTATGAGTTCAGTCCCTCACTATTCCGCGATGACCTGGTAGTCGACCTAGAAGTTGGGCGTTAG